The Bacteroidota bacterium genome contains a region encoding:
- a CDS encoding endonuclease VII domain-containing protein translates to MTDIMLNVKLPIFKKKGHSYVASEYKLKVKRLVEEATAKGENFYFTGEPCKHGHENPKRYVKNGHCLECAKINKQKNKGKYKNKVKEYYKNNKLRLRVQTYGLTVDQFDKLYDDQKGQCVICLTDLLEGSKTHIDHCKETKKVRGILCRNCNVAIGHLRHNPELLRKAALYCED, encoded by the coding sequence ATGACTGACATAATGTTAAATGTGAAATTGCCTATTTTTAAAAAGAAAGGTCACTCTTATGTGGCTAGTGAATATAAATTAAAAGTTAAAAGACTAGTAGAAGAAGCCACAGCTAAAGGTGAAAACTTTTATTTTACTGGAGAGCCTTGTAAGCATGGGCATGAGAACCCTAAACGTTATGTTAAAAATGGACATTGCTTAGAATGTGCTAAAATTAACAAACAAAAAAATAAAGGTAAATATAAAAATAAAGTTAAAGAATATTACAAAAATAATAAATTAAGACTAAGAGTGCAGACTTATGGGCTGACTGTAGATCAATTTGACAAATTATATGATGATCAAAAAGGTCAATGTGTTATTTGTTTAACTGACCTGTTAGAAGGCTCCAAAACTCATATTGATCATTGCAAAGAAACTAAAAAAGTGAGAGGAATTTTATGTAGAAATTGCAATGTAGCTATAGGTCACTTACGACATAATCCAGAGCTTTTACGTAAAGCAGCTTTGTATTGTGAGGATTGA